The following coding sequences are from one uncultured Desulfobacter sp. window:
- a CDS encoding penicillin acylase family protein → MKWIRRVCVVVGLLVFCCVVLFFFLPQLNDYQDDGRLSLIGLKASVAVTRDDSGIAYIHAQNIEDLFFAQGFVMAQDRLFQMQMTRMYYEGRICELAGVQARDLDIRMRTIGISRMAKKQGRILNPALRKEFQHYVDGINAFIKKCPDDLALEFRLAGIKPDLWQVEDCLGVLFYMGYSTAANLSTEIISQMLLDTLGYEKTAMLLPLNINVDDPGDKGFIAMPPKENLGLALPFDPELLAYAGDRTLRVGSNNWAVAPAKSATGSALLAGDPHLDPRVLPGVWYPAGLICPGIRAVGAQIPGIPGMGVGRTEYIALSATNNYGDMVDLYVETVDPKNPDHYLEGSNSIAFGHIKEPLKIKDKNSPGGFRTETLDIRTTRRGPVVSKVLNGLVGNKVFTLRFAAVESMTPNIGLLDVLKAKNAQALSRAMQDLTVACFNWVFADSDGNIGHQASGRVPVRSSGGTFPHVVKDGTDNWQGWIAPDQMPGQINPGKKWIGTCNNKTVDSGFPYYYSSFFAPSFRYARLKELMGGNAGQAPLDMWQYQRDTGNVMARRIAPIMAGILLSNPDTKDLAQILADWNFEDDPEKAGPLIFQAIYRHFARAVFEDDLGPQKVLTFLNSWYYWQERLLQFVVTGDNLFFDDIRTAGTTETMADLFVRAAHAARNELAQVLGDDPTQWRWGDLHTLELVNPLARKGRMKGVLGTGPMPMGGSGETLYRGWYDFDAPYAVTHCASLRFVADMGDDEKIMAVLPGGAAGRTFHPHQKDLVNDFMAGAVRYWWFSDNAIRAHAEKTLTLVPASRD, encoded by the coding sequence ATGAAATGGATTCGGCGTGTCTGTGTCGTTGTCGGTTTGCTTGTGTTCTGCTGTGTGGTTCTTTTCTTCTTTTTACCCCAACTCAATGATTATCAGGATGACGGGCGGTTAAGTCTTATCGGTTTAAAAGCTTCTGTGGCTGTTACCCGGGACGATTCGGGTATTGCCTATATCCATGCTCAAAATATTGAAGACCTGTTTTTTGCCCAAGGGTTTGTCATGGCCCAGGACCGGCTGTTCCAGATGCAGATGACCCGGATGTATTATGAAGGGCGCATCTGCGAGTTGGCAGGCGTCCAGGCCCGGGATCTGGATATCCGCATGCGCACCATCGGCATTTCCCGCATGGCGAAAAAACAGGGCCGGATATTGAATCCGGCCTTGAGAAAAGAGTTTCAGCACTATGTCGACGGCATAAATGCCTTTATAAAAAAATGTCCGGATGATCTGGCTTTGGAGTTTCGTTTAGCCGGGATCAAACCCGATTTATGGCAGGTGGAAGATTGTCTTGGTGTGCTGTTTTATATGGGATATTCCACAGCTGCCAATCTGTCCACGGAAATTATTTCCCAGATGCTGCTGGATACCCTGGGTTATGAAAAAACCGCCATGCTCCTGCCGTTGAATATCAACGTGGATGATCCCGGTGACAAGGGTTTTATTGCCATGCCGCCCAAGGAGAACCTTGGGTTGGCTTTGCCCTTTGACCCGGAGCTTTTGGCGTATGCCGGGGACCGAACGTTGCGGGTGGGAAGTAACAACTGGGCCGTGGCCCCGGCAAAGTCCGCCACCGGATCTGCGCTGCTGGCCGGCGATCCCCACCTGGACCCGAGAGTGTTGCCGGGTGTCTGGTATCCGGCCGGATTGATCTGTCCCGGCATCCGGGCCGTTGGGGCGCAGATCCCCGGCATTCCGGGGATGGGGGTAGGGCGTACCGAGTACATTGCCTTGTCGGCCACCAACAACTATGGCGACATGGTGGACCTCTACGTTGAAACCGTTGATCCTAAAAATCCGGATCATTATCTGGAAGGGAGCAATTCCATCGCCTTTGGGCATATTAAAGAGCCGTTGAAAATTAAAGATAAAAATTCGCCCGGCGGCTTTCGCACAGAAACTCTGGATATCCGGACCACCCGCCGGGGACCGGTGGTCTCTAAGGTCCTCAACGGTCTGGTCGGCAATAAGGTGTTCACGCTCCGATTTGCCGCGGTGGAGTCCATGACGCCGAACATCGGATTATTGGATGTTCTGAAGGCTAAAAATGCCCAAGCGCTGTCCCGGGCCATGCAGGATTTGACGGTGGCCTGTTTTAACTGGGTGTTTGCCGACAGTGACGGCAATATCGGCCACCAGGCATCCGGCCGGGTTCCCGTGCGCAGCAGCGGGGGCACCTTTCCCCATGTGGTCAAAGACGGCACGGATAACTGGCAGGGCTGGATTGCCCCGGATCAGATGCCCGGACAGATCAACCCAGGAAAAAAGTGGATCGGCACCTGCAATAATAAAACAGTGGATTCAGGCTTTCCCTATTACTACTCCTCTTTTTTTGCACCGTCATTTCGCTATGCAAGATTAAAGGAACTCATGGGGGGCAACGCAGGCCAGGCGCCGTTGGATATGTGGCAGTACCAAAGGGATACCGGCAATGTGATGGCCCGGCGCATTGCGCCGATCATGGCAGGGATTCTGCTCTCCAACCCGGACACAAAAGATCTGGCACAAATTCTGGCGGATTGGAATTTTGAAGATGATCCTGAAAAGGCGGGGCCTTTAATTTTTCAAGCTATCTACCGGCATTTTGCCAGGGCTGTGTTTGAAGATGATCTGGGCCCCCAAAAGGTTTTGACCTTTTTAAATTCCTGGTATTACTGGCAGGAACGTCTTCTACAGTTTGTGGTGACCGGTGACAATCTTTTTTTTGATGATATACGCACCGCCGGTACAACGGAAACCATGGCGGATCTTTTTGTCCGGGCTGCCCATGCCGCCCGGAACGAGTTGGCTCAGGTTCTCGGCGATGACCCAACCCAATGGCGCTGGGGGGATCTGCATACCCTTGAGTTGGTCAATCCCCTTGCCCGCAAGGGGCGGATGAAGGGGGTGCTCGGCACAGGACCTATGCCCATGGGCGGATCAGGGGAGACGCTGTATCGGGGGTGGTACGATTTTGATGCCCCCTATGCCGTGACCCATTGTGCCTCCCTGCGGTTTGTGGCGGACATGGGGGATGATGAGAAGATCATGGCGGTGTTGCCGGGCGGGGCGGCAGGCCGGACCTTTCATCCCCACCAGAAAGATCTGGTGAACGATTTTATGGCGGGGGCTGTCCGGTACTGGTGGTTCTCAGATAACGCCATCAGGGCCCATGCAGAAAAGACCCTGACCCTGGTGCCGGCAAGCAGGGATTGA
- a CDS encoding LysE family transporter: MEKYLFMGMVLGLSAGLSPGPLLALVISETVRLGIGAGIRVALAPLISDLPVLIVSFLLVSRLSGSDPVLGVISLVGAVIVLKMGMSCIRTAGQMPGSTGRISSSLMKGVLVNILSPHPYLFWITVGAPVASKAWQIHPGGAAGFVAGFYLLLVGSKLALAVVVARTRSFLTGAAYVWTMRVLGLLLCCFAWGLAREGAGLLGWL, from the coding sequence ATGGAAAAATATTTGTTCATGGGGATGGTGTTGGGATTGTCCGCCGGTTTGTCGCCGGGACCTTTGCTGGCCCTTGTGATCAGTGAAACCGTTCGTCTGGGTATAGGTGCCGGCATCCGTGTGGCCCTGGCGCCGCTCATTTCAGATCTTCCGGTGTTGATCGTCTCTTTTCTTTTGGTTTCCCGGCTGTCCGGATCCGACCCTGTACTGGGTGTTATATCCCTTGTCGGGGCGGTTATCGTTTTGAAAATGGGAATGTCATGTATTCGAACTGCCGGGCAGATGCCCGGGTCCACCGGGCGTATTTCCTCATCCCTGATGAAGGGGGTACTGGTCAATATTTTAAGCCCCCATCCTTACCTGTTCTGGATTACCGTTGGCGCCCCTGTGGCGTCAAAGGCCTGGCAGATTCATCCTGGCGGCGCGGCGGGATTTGTGGCCGGCTTTTATCTGCTGCTTGTGGGATCTAAACTTGCTTTGGCTGTTGTGGTGGCCCGGACCCGCAGCTTTTTAACCGGCGCTGCCTATGTCTGGACCATGCGGGTGCTGGGTCTTCTTTTGTGCTGCTTTGCCTGGGGGCTTGCCCGGGAGGGGGCGGGGCTTCTGGGGTGGCTGTAA
- the proB gene encoding glutamate 5-kinase has product MNTDQQIIPLSAFKRIVVKVGSGVLTRKNSLNLDVINSIARQICVLHDRGIEVILVSSGAMAAGVKKIGLKKRPSETPKRQAVSAIGQADLIREWEKAVEHCGRKVAQILLTRGDLCDRVRYLNARNTLNTLLEWKVLPIVNENDTVAVKSLQFGDNDNLGAMITLLLGADLMINLTDIGGLYNKDPRCHDDAQLLRQVTSMGSDIEAMAGEIAGPLGTGGMGTKISAAKKLTSAGIPMIIACGLEQDILVKIIDNNYTGTYFVPNEQKASSRKNWIGLTLQAKGRITIDKGAQKAVVEQGKSLLPSGITRVEDYFEVGDPVEFITEDKVVLGMGLVNYNASDILRIMGCKTSQIKKRLGYRSYDEVIHRDNLMITAYPDDARS; this is encoded by the coding sequence ATGAACACCGACCAGCAAATCATACCCCTGTCCGCTTTCAAACGTATTGTGGTCAAAGTGGGTTCAGGGGTGCTGACCCGGAAGAACAGCCTCAATCTTGACGTCATCAACAGCATTGCAAGGCAGATCTGCGTACTCCATGACCGGGGTATAGAAGTCATCCTTGTCTCTTCCGGGGCCATGGCTGCGGGCGTTAAAAAAATCGGTCTGAAGAAAAGGCCGTCGGAGACCCCCAAACGACAAGCCGTTTCAGCCATCGGCCAGGCAGACCTGATCCGGGAATGGGAAAAGGCCGTGGAGCACTGCGGCCGGAAAGTAGCCCAGATCCTTCTGACCCGGGGCGACCTGTGCGACCGGGTCCGGTATCTGAATGCCAGAAACACCCTGAATACCCTCCTGGAATGGAAGGTGCTGCCCATTGTGAATGAAAATGACACGGTGGCGGTAAAATCCCTGCAATTCGGAGACAATGACAATCTCGGTGCCATGATCACCCTGCTGCTTGGCGCCGACTTGATGATCAATCTCACCGATATCGGGGGCCTATATAATAAAGATCCCCGGTGCCATGACGATGCCCAGCTTCTCAGGCAAGTGACCTCAATGGGCAGTGACATTGAAGCCATGGCAGGAGAGATCGCCGGGCCTTTGGGTACGGGGGGCATGGGAACCAAAATAAGTGCGGCTAAAAAACTGACCTCGGCCGGGATTCCCATGATCATTGCCTGCGGTCTGGAACAGGATATTCTGGTTAAAATCATCGACAACAATTATACCGGCACCTATTTTGTTCCCAATGAGCAAAAGGCCTCATCCAGGAAAAACTGGATCGGCCTGACTCTCCAGGCCAAGGGCAGAATCACCATAGACAAAGGTGCCCAGAAAGCGGTTGTGGAGCAGGGCAAAAGCCTTTTGCCGTCGGGCATTACCCGGGTGGAAGATTATTTTGAAGTCGGTGATCCCGTGGAGTTCATCACAGAGGACAAGGTGGTCCTGGGCATGGGCCTTGTCAATTACAACGCCTCGGATATATTAAGAATAATGGGATGCAAAACCAGTCAGATTAAGAAACGCCTGGGTTACAGATCCTATGACGAGGTGATCCACAGAGATAATCTAATGATCACCGCATACCCGGACGACGCCCGGTCGTAA
- a CDS encoding glutamate-5-semialdehyde dehydrogenase — protein sequence MSLENQIIEIAKQARAAARIMAALPSEQKNRALFAIARQLEKDKDAIQAENAKDVAAARENGLSDAMIDRLTITDKVLNGMVEGLEYVAGLEDPVGTLSDSSIRPNGIEMARMRIPLGVIGIIYESRPNVTVDAAGLCLKAGNAVILRGGSEAIYSNKALASAIEKGISSEGLPAGAVQVIPTSDRAAVDIMLKQEEYVDLIIPRGGEGLIRHVVAASSIPVLKHYKGVCHAYVDDQADLEMGARIVVNAKAQRPGVCNALETLLVHEGVAQQFLPMADKALSQAGVTLKGCPKTCEILPDADPATEEDWPMEYLNLTLAVKVVKDMDEAMAHIAAYGSNHTEAIVTTDLNRSRRFIREVDASLVIVNASTRFNDGGELGLGAEIGISTSKLHAYGPMGIKELTTTKFVAWGDGQIRS from the coding sequence ATGTCTTTGGAAAATCAGATCATTGAGATAGCCAAACAGGCCAGAGCGGCAGCCCGGATTATGGCGGCTCTGCCTTCGGAACAAAAAAACAGGGCTCTTTTTGCCATTGCCCGGCAGCTGGAAAAAGATAAAGACGCCATCCAGGCCGAAAACGCAAAGGATGTGGCCGCAGCCCGGGAAAACGGCTTATCCGATGCCATGATCGACCGGCTGACCATTACGGATAAGGTCTTGAACGGCATGGTTGAAGGCCTGGAATATGTGGCCGGCCTGGAAGATCCCGTGGGCACCCTGTCCGATTCCTCCATCCGGCCCAACGGCATTGAAATGGCCAGAATGCGCATCCCTTTGGGGGTCATCGGCATTATCTATGAATCCAGGCCCAATGTCACCGTGGATGCAGCAGGCCTGTGTCTCAAAGCCGGTAACGCCGTGATCCTGCGGGGCGGTTCCGAAGCCATTTACTCCAACAAGGCCCTGGCAAGTGCCATAGAAAAAGGCATTTCCTCAGAAGGCCTGCCGGCCGGTGCAGTCCAGGTGATCCCCACCTCTGACCGGGCCGCCGTGGATATCATGCTCAAGCAGGAAGAGTATGTCGACCTGATAATCCCCCGGGGCGGCGAAGGACTGATCCGCCACGTGGTGGCGGCCTCCAGCATCCCCGTACTCAAACATTACAAAGGGGTGTGCCACGCCTATGTGGATGACCAGGCAGACCTGGAGATGGGCGCGAGGATTGTAGTCAATGCCAAGGCCCAGCGGCCCGGCGTATGCAATGCCCTGGAAACCCTGCTGGTCCACGAAGGTGTGGCCCAACAATTTCTGCCCATGGCCGATAAAGCCCTGTCCCAGGCCGGTGTCACCCTGAAAGGCTGCCCAAAAACCTGTGAGATACTGCCCGATGCCGACCCGGCCACCGAAGAAGACTGGCCCATGGAGTATCTGAATCTGACCCTGGCTGTCAAAGTGGTCAAGGACATGGATGAGGCCATGGCCCACATCGCGGCCTACGGTTCCAACCACACCGAAGCGATAGTTACAACGGACCTGAACCGTTCCCGGCGCTTTATCCGGGAAGTGGACGCGTCTCTTGTCATTGTCAATGCATCCACCCGGTTCAATGACGGCGGCGAACTGGGTTTAGGCGCAGAGATCGGTATCTCCACCTCCAAGCTGCATGCTTACGGCCCCATGGGCATAAAAGAGCTGACCACCACAAAATTTGTGGCCTGGGGAGATGGACAGATCAGATCCTGA
- a CDS encoding UPF0182 family protein produces the protein MTSETFKHKLKRRLLILGGILIFLLLLAGVISVMAVDGLVDIWWFDSMGYLFYYWQRLSYRYIVFFGVTIFFFLIFFLNFQIAARVLRKRLPDMRKKANRKSARILKHFQSGSLFFYTPLSLALSLPLAIPIYHHWEKFLFYVFGSDMGIKDPFFSTDVSFYLFALPIYSLLQRPLVVAVTILLFALLILYIIKNRILTKRLFDFSSVAKWHLSLLLLIIFGLEILDFIIQRYALAYDAGHQPLFFGPGYVQMRVILPLIWLSLLCIAGAIVSLVTVLKFKKGHKVFVGTLACLALALVLRYTDYLPEFIQTYWVKPSEVVRESPYIQKNITSTLDAFNLSNVETRNFEHQRFPINTSVGQVQNVLRNIPVWDADTLKTVYEQLQELRTYYTFPQVSVGRYTVSDQYQQVFMSMRELSYDQLPGATQNWINDHLLYTHGYGAVMSSASQEGGDSMNWYLHNIPPKSDYGLNLKEPRIYYGLNPYPYALAPNAVGELDYPKGKSNAKTDYQGTGGVPISSLARKFLFAYYLKDKNIFLSTKVNDKTKVLFRRQIEERIQTIAPFLLLDQNPYAVYTPEGLFWIVDAYTHSDHYPAAPTVMLNGLEMNYIRNSVKIVVDAYNGSVNFYIYDTKDPIIRAYDKIYPGLFKSRDEMPANLKSHVRYPKDLFDIQMQIYAKYHQTDPQVFFQQEDLWTFAEPQGPNEDYIVPNKPYYLTLDLIKPGKLDFMLLLPMFPKGKDNLRSMAVAGCDGENYGKIIIYDFPKGELVFGPAQINAMINQDPAIAREFTLWDQAGSSVVKGTMTILLVENSVFFIQPVYLKATSRVKIPELQRIIMSEGRVAVMKTSLEEAYMEIQQRVQKDIRKRQGGPLPRQLPAPEEQVPEVSVPAPPEHHDPLPSQEPDTTPSISGVPE, from the coding sequence ATGACATCTGAAACATTTAAACACAAATTGAAGCGCCGGCTGTTGATCCTGGGCGGCATTTTAATTTTTTTGCTTCTCCTGGCGGGCGTGATCAGCGTAATGGCTGTTGACGGACTGGTAGACATCTGGTGGTTTGATTCAATGGGCTACCTGTTTTACTACTGGCAGCGGCTGTCTTACCGGTACATCGTATTCTTCGGCGTCACCATTTTTTTCTTTTTGATCTTTTTCTTAAATTTCCAGATTGCCGCACGGGTCTTGCGGAAACGGCTTCCGGATATGCGAAAAAAAGCCAACAGAAAATCGGCCAGAATCCTGAAGCATTTTCAGTCCGGGTCTCTGTTTTTTTATACCCCTTTATCTCTGGCATTAAGCCTTCCCCTGGCCATCCCCATCTATCATCACTGGGAAAAATTCCTTTTCTATGTTTTTGGGTCGGACATGGGGATAAAAGATCCGTTTTTTTCCACGGACGTCTCATTTTATCTGTTCGCGCTTCCCATCTATTCACTGCTGCAGCGGCCGCTGGTGGTGGCGGTGACGATACTGCTGTTCGCCCTGCTTATTTTATATATTATAAAAAACCGGATACTGACCAAACGGCTGTTTGACTTTTCAAGCGTGGCCAAATGGCATTTAAGCCTGCTCTTACTGATCATCTTCGGCCTTGAAATCCTGGATTTTATTATACAGCGATATGCCCTGGCCTACGATGCCGGACACCAGCCCCTGTTCTTTGGTCCCGGATATGTTCAAATGCGGGTCATTTTACCCCTGATATGGCTCTCTTTATTGTGCATCGCGGGGGCCATTGTTTCGCTTGTGACCGTACTTAAATTTAAAAAAGGGCATAAGGTATTTGTCGGCACCCTGGCCTGTCTCGCGTTGGCCCTGGTTTTGCGCTATACGGATTATCTGCCCGAATTTATCCAAACCTATTGGGTAAAGCCCAGCGAAGTCGTCAGGGAAAGCCCCTATATTCAAAAAAATATTACATCCACGCTGGACGCGTTCAACCTGTCCAACGTTGAAACCCGAAACTTTGAGCATCAACGTTTTCCGATCAACACAAGCGTCGGGCAGGTGCAAAATGTCCTGCGCAACATACCGGTGTGGGATGCAGACACACTGAAAACCGTTTACGAACAGCTGCAGGAGTTGCGGACTTACTATACTTTTCCCCAGGTCAGCGTGGGCAGGTATACGGTTTCAGACCAGTATCAGCAGGTCTTTATGTCCATGCGGGAACTGAGCTATGACCAGTTGCCCGGGGCCACCCAAAACTGGATCAACGATCATCTGCTCTATACCCATGGATATGGGGCCGTCATGTCATCGGCAAGCCAGGAGGGCGGAGATTCCATGAACTGGTATCTGCATAATATCCCGCCGAAATCAGACTACGGTCTTAATCTGAAAGAACCCAGAATCTATTACGGTCTGAACCCCTACCCCTATGCCCTTGCACCCAATGCGGTGGGTGAGCTGGATTACCCCAAAGGAAAGAGCAATGCCAAAACCGATTACCAGGGAACAGGCGGGGTGCCCATCTCCTCTCTGGCACGAAAATTTCTATTTGCTTATTACCTCAAAGACAAAAACATATTCTTATCCACAAAAGTTAATGATAAAACCAAAGTGCTGTTCCGGCGGCAAATTGAGGAACGTATCCAGACCATAGCGCCGTTTCTTCTGTTAGACCAGAACCCGTATGCCGTTTATACCCCCGAAGGGCTGTTCTGGATCGTAGACGCCTATACCCACTCGGATCACTATCCGGCAGCGCCAACGGTTATGCTTAACGGCCTAGAGATGAATTACATCAGAAACAGTGTAAAAATTGTTGTGGATGCCTATAACGGCAGTGTAAATTTCTATATATACGACACCAAAGATCCCATTATCAGAGCCTATGATAAAATTTATCCGGGCCTTTTCAAGTCCCGGGACGAAATGCCCGCTAACTTGAAATCCCATGTACGGTACCCCAAAGATCTGTTTGACATCCAGATGCAGATCTATGCCAAGTACCATCAAACAGACCCCCAGGTATTTTTCCAGCAGGAAGACTTGTGGACCTTTGCCGAACCCCAGGGGCCAAACGAAGATTACATTGTTCCCAACAAACCCTATTACTTGACCCTCGACCTCATCAAGCCCGGAAAACTGGATTTTATGCTGCTTTTACCCATGTTCCCCAAGGGCAAAGACAACCTGCGCTCCATGGCCGTGGCAGGCTGTGATGGTGAAAATTATGGCAAAATAATTATTTATGATTTCCCCAAAGGCGAACTGGTGTTTGGCCCGGCCCAGATCAATGCAATGATCAACCAGGATCCGGCCATCGCCCGGGAGTTTACCCTGTGGGACCAGGCAGGGTCATCCGTGGTCAAAGGAACCATGACGATCCTCCTGGTGGAAAACAGCGTATTTTTTATCCAGCCTGTGTACCTGAAGGCAACCTCCAGGGTTAAAATCCCGGAGCTGCAACGCATCATCATGAGCGAAGGCCGGGTTGCGGTTATGAAAACATCCCTGGAAGAAGCCTATATGGAGATCCAGCAGCGGGTCCAAAAAGATATCAGAAAAAGGCAAGGCGGCCCATTGCCCAGGCAATTGCCGGCACCCGAGGAACAAGTCCCTGAAGTCTCTGTGCCGGCCCCACCGGAACATCATGACCCGCTTCCTTCACAGGAGCCGGACACAACACCCTCCATTTCCGGAGTACCGGAATAG
- a CDS encoding DUF4338 domain-containing protein: protein MQIKQQTFCGRKFTGKEIALIQEVVATCGGLSRRELAHTVCELLEWKRPNDRLKVRECSDFLELLEAKGALTLPEKKQQTKIVFHKSIPQTPCKQPHSTLRGRVEEFTPLEIQRVQNREQRDLFKELIGRHHYLGYAMPFGARLQYLIYVNRPHREIVGCIQFSSPAWRMRARDEWIGWTDERRKVALQKVVNNSRFLILAPIQNLASMILSCSLRELRDDWEQQYGLKPMLVETLVDRQQFHGGCYRASTWIELGKTTGRGRMDRFGKRHGADVKTILVYPLEKDAVHQLREGI from the coding sequence ATGCAAATCAAGCAACAAACCTTTTGTGGTCGAAAGTTTACCGGTAAAGAAATCGCATTAATCCAGGAAGTCGTTGCTACCTGTGGAGGCCTTAGCCGACGAGAACTGGCACATACCGTATGCGAACTTCTGGAATGGAAACGCCCTAATGATCGGCTAAAAGTCCGGGAATGTAGTGATTTTTTGGAGCTTTTAGAGGCCAAGGGAGCTCTAACCCTTCCTGAAAAGAAACAACAAACAAAGATCGTTTTTCACAAGAGTATTCCCCAAACACCCTGTAAGCAACCCCACAGCACTTTGCGTGGCAGAGTAGAAGAATTTACACCTCTTGAGATACAGCGGGTTCAGAATCGAGAGCAGAGGGATCTGTTTAAGGAACTCATCGGTCGCCATCATTACCTGGGATATGCAATGCCTTTTGGCGCCAGATTGCAGTATCTGATTTATGTAAACCGTCCCCATCGAGAAATTGTGGGGTGCATCCAGTTCTCAAGCCCTGCCTGGCGGATGCGTGCTCGCGATGAATGGATCGGTTGGACAGATGAAAGGCGTAAGGTCGCTCTACAAAAGGTGGTGAACAACAGCCGTTTTCTGATCCTTGCTCCCATCCAAAATTTAGCGAGCATGATACTGTCATGTAGTCTCCGGGAACTCAGAGATGATTGGGAACAGCAGTATGGTCTTAAACCCATGCTGGTAGAGACATTGGTGGATCGACAACAATTCCACGGTGGCTGTTATCGGGCATCGACCTGGATTGAGTTGGGGAAAACCACTGGTCGTGGGCGCATGGACCGATTCGGCAAACGTCATGGCGCTGATGTAAAAACCATATTAGTATATCCACTGGAAAAAGATGCTGTTCACCAACTCAGGGAGGGGATATGA
- a CDS encoding ISKra4 family transposase: MNPAVSLSAVEHLPSPVIDPGQKCYDDIVNFLNSKENHSVKLSDLEQALEKRGRELMRILLQEHLDKLGPSHCEEPVCGADGIVRPKVRPQDRKIETVFGTVSESRAGYGNKGVASLHPLDARLNLPPELYSLELRRRVAENASKSSFDETVETIKKTTGADIPKRQVEELTQRAARDFDAFYEIRQCNPADETVTGPILVITTDGKGVVMHEQDLREQTRKAARKRKPQMESRLSKGEKKNAKRMATVAAVYTIDTFKRTPQDLLPGNDKSNTKTSPHPEQKRVWASLEKSAEQVIASAFSEASHRDPNHEKHWVALVDGENQQLRILKRMTKRQNVALTIIVDIIHVIEYLWKAGRAFHPKSGPELEKWVQYRLAKVLDGKAGLMAGGMRRSATLKKFTDKQRKPVEACATYLKNKAPYLEYHHYLDLGLPIATGVIEGACRHLVKDRMDITGAKWRLSSAEAVLRLRALRSSNDFDEYWNFHEACEYERNHRALYQHGEVPATKLPKPSPKRRGHLKVIK; encoded by the coding sequence ATGAATCCAGCGGTTTCCCTTTCTGCTGTGGAGCATTTACCTTCCCCCGTCATTGATCCGGGGCAAAAATGCTATGATGATATTGTCAATTTTCTTAATTCCAAGGAGAATCATTCAGTGAAACTCAGTGATTTGGAACAAGCACTTGAAAAACGAGGACGTGAGCTGATGCGCATCCTGCTTCAGGAACATTTAGACAAGCTCGGTCCCAGTCATTGTGAAGAGCCGGTCTGTGGAGCCGATGGCATTGTTCGACCGAAAGTGAGGCCACAGGATCGAAAAATCGAAACCGTATTTGGAACGGTATCGGAAAGTCGTGCCGGATATGGAAACAAGGGCGTGGCAAGTTTGCACCCGTTGGATGCCCGATTGAATCTTCCCCCAGAACTTTATTCCCTCGAACTTCGTCGCCGTGTGGCTGAAAACGCTTCAAAGAGTTCTTTTGACGAGACTGTCGAAACGATCAAGAAAACCACTGGAGCCGATATTCCCAAACGTCAGGTAGAAGAGTTAACACAGCGAGCAGCTCGGGATTTTGACGCATTTTATGAAATACGGCAATGCAACCCGGCGGATGAGACAGTTACTGGTCCAATACTGGTAATCACCACCGATGGTAAGGGCGTGGTAATGCATGAGCAGGACCTGCGGGAACAAACCCGGAAAGCTGCCCGGAAACGAAAGCCTCAGATGGAAAGCCGGCTATCCAAAGGGGAAAAGAAAAATGCCAAGCGAATGGCAACCGTTGCCGCTGTATATACTATAGATACGTTTAAACGTACGCCCCAAGACTTGCTTCCGGGGAATGACAAGTCGAATACAAAAACAAGCCCTCACCCGGAACAAAAGCGTGTATGGGCAAGCCTTGAAAAATCAGCCGAGCAGGTCATTGCATCGGCCTTTTCTGAGGCCTCCCACCGTGATCCCAACCACGAAAAACATTGGGTTGCCTTAGTGGACGGCGAAAATCAACAACTACGAATCCTGAAACGTATGACCAAAAGACAAAATGTGGCCCTTACGATCATTGTTGATATTATTCATGTTATTGAATACCTCTGGAAAGCTGGCAGGGCATTTCATCCCAAATCCGGCCCGGAGCTTGAAAAATGGGTCCAGTACCGCTTGGCTAAAGTACTCGATGGCAAGGCCGGATTGATGGCAGGGGGGATGCGTAGAAGTGCTACATTAAAAAAATTTACAGACAAACAACGTAAACCTGTAGAAGCCTGCGCAACGTATTTGAAAAATAAAGCACCGTACCTTGAATACCATCATTATCTTGACCTTGGCCTCCCTATTGCCACAGGAGTTATTGAGGGCGCATGTCGTCATCTTGTAAAGGACCGAATGGATATAACTGGTGCCAAATGGCGGTTGTCCAGTGCTGAAGCAGTGTTGCGTCTGCGTGCCTTGCGGAGTAGTAACGATTTTGATGAGTATTGGAATTTTCATGAAGCCTGCGAATACGAACGTAATCACCGGGCTCTTTATCAACATGGTGAGGTTCCGGCTACAAAGCTACCAAAACCTTCACCGAAACGACGGGGGCATCTAAAAGTGATCAAGTAA